The following coding sequences lie in one Chloroflexota bacterium genomic window:
- a CDS encoding rod shape-determining protein, with translation MFGLFSRDIGIDLGTANTLVTVKGKGIIIDEPSVVAINKKTKKILAIGAEAKRMVGRTPANIVAIRPLKDGVIGDFDVAEQMLRYFIQKANHQFGYSGRPRVVIGIPSGVTEVEKMAVHDAARNAGAREAHLIEEPMAAAIGANLPITEATGSMIVDIGGGTTEVAVFSLAGIVLSRSIRIAGDEMDQEIMQYAHQRHNLAIGERMAEEVKIAIGSAYPLPEERTAILRGRDLVTGLPKSVEISSVEIREAISSSASAIVEMVKMTIEETPPELIADLMAQGIALAGGGALLAGLDQRLSQETKMRVYVADDPLTCVVRGTAEVLEEIDILRKVEVPVKYERPLR, from the coding sequence ATCTTTGGGCTTTTCTCACGTGACATAGGCATCGATCTGGGTACGGCCAATACCCTGGTCACAGTCAAAGGTAAGGGGATTATCATTGATGAACCATCCGTCGTGGCCATAAACAAGAAGACGAAAAAGATCTTGGCCATCGGGGCGGAAGCTAAACGAATGGTTGGGCGAACGCCAGCCAATATCGTGGCCATTCGTCCTCTTAAGGATGGGGTCATAGGCGATTTTGATGTGGCCGAGCAAATGCTACGTTACTTCATCCAAAAGGCCAATCACCAATTTGGTTATTCAGGCCGACCACGGGTGGTGATTGGTATCCCCAGTGGCGTAACTGAGGTGGAGAAGATGGCCGTCCATGATGCGGCCAGGAATGCCGGAGCGAGAGAAGCTCACCTGATTGAGGAACCGATGGCTGCGGCGATCGGCGCCAACCTCCCTATCACTGAAGCCACTGGCAGCATGATCGTCGATATTGGCGGGGGGACAACGGAGGTAGCCGTCTTCTCTCTGGCTGGGATTGTCTTGAGTCGTTCCATTCGCATCGCCGGTGATGAGATGGATCAGGAGATTATGCAATATGCCCACCAAAGACATAACTTGGCTATCGGTGAGCGTATGGCCGAGGAAGTCAAGATCGCCATCGGCTCAGCCTACCCACTACCCGAAGAGCGCACGGCGATTCTGCGGGGACGTGACTTGGTCACCGGCCTTCCAAAGTCGGTTGAAATAAGCAGTGTGGAGATCCGAGAGGCCATCTCCAGTTCTGCATCAGCCATTGTCGAAATGGTTAAGATGACCATCGAGGAGACCCCTCCAGAGCTCATCGCCGACCTTATGGCTCAGGGGATCGCCTTAGCCGGTGGGGGGGCACTTCTGGCCGGACTGGACCAGCGCCTATCCCAAGAGACGAAGATGCGGGTTTACGTGGCCGATGATCCTCTTACCTGTGTAGTACGCGGTACAGCTGAGGTATTGGAAGAGATCGATATTTTGCGCAAGGTGGAGGTACCAGTTAAATACGAGCGACCACTTAGATAA
- a CDS encoding (Fe-S)-binding protein: MPTLAEELYEDVLRCNKCGFCQAVCPTYQVTRLESQVSRGRITLMRHVIEEGFPLPKRLDQGALATCLLCRGCISACPPGIKTDELVSRARAEIVTREGQSWLLTLLFRQLLSSPRRLDRFAKAVRLIQLSGLQRLAEATGMTRLLGALGRAVPFLPTLPQQTAQEMMATVNHNPERPRGRVAYFIGCLPNTLYPDVVLATRRVLWWNDIAVEVPRVVCCGVPPHSFGDFASARLLARRNIQILKGVQAEAIVTDCASCSAFLKDYVHLLADDPQYVKDAAALSAKVRHISEYLSEIGWQPPVGELKQRVTYHDPCHLVHHQKIAQQPRAILKSIPGLTFVECPEPTMCCGGAGAYFMLQTELSLQILERKMGNLATTQANIVATENPSCLLQLAYGARRFNPKLRVRHTMQLLDEAYNGRG; this comes from the coding sequence TTGCCAACACTCGCCGAAGAGCTCTATGAAGACGTGCTTCGCTGCAACAAGTGTGGCTTCTGTCAGGCCGTTTGCCCCACCTACCAGGTGACGCGGCTCGAGTCGCAGGTGTCCAGAGGAAGGATCACTTTAATGAGACACGTTATCGAAGAGGGATTCCCCCTGCCTAAGCGCCTGGATCAAGGGGCCCTGGCTACCTGTCTCCTCTGCCGCGGTTGCATTTCCGCTTGCCCTCCGGGGATAAAGACCGACGAGCTGGTTAGCCGTGCCCGGGCGGAGATAGTCACCCGGGAGGGGCAATCGTGGCTCTTGACCCTCCTCTTCAGGCAGCTGCTATCTTCCCCTCGCCGCCTCGATCGCTTCGCTAAAGCCGTACGACTGATTCAACTGAGCGGTCTGCAACGGCTGGCTGAGGCCACGGGTATGACAAGATTGCTCGGAGCATTGGGACGAGCAGTTCCCTTTCTGCCGACTCTGCCCCAGCAAACGGCCCAGGAGATGATGGCCACGGTCAATCACAACCCGGAACGTCCCCGAGGTAGGGTGGCCTACTTCATTGGCTGCCTGCCTAATACGCTTTATCCCGATGTAGTCCTGGCCACACGGCGCGTCCTGTGGTGGAACGACATCGCCGTAGAAGTACCTCGGGTCGTTTGCTGTGGTGTACCACCGCACAGCTTCGGAGATTTCGCCTCTGCTCGCCTCCTGGCTAGAAGGAACATCCAGATTCTTAAGGGAGTGCAGGCTGAGGCCATCGTAACCGACTGTGCCAGTTGTAGCGCTTTTTTGAAGGACTACGTACACCTGTTGGCTGATGACCCCCAGTACGTCAAAGACGCTGCCGCCTTAAGCGCCAAGGTCAGGCACATCAGTGAGTATCTCTCTGAGATAGGATGGCAACCGCCAGTGGGAGAGCTAAAACAGAGGGTCACCTACCATGACCCATGCCACCTGGTGCATCACCAGAAGATAGCCCAGCAACCCCGCGCCATCCTGAAAAGCATCCCGGGTCTGACCTTTGTTGAATGTCCAGAGCCGACTATGTGTTGTGGAGGGGCAGGAGCCTATTTTATGCTCCAGACCGAGCTCTCACTGCAGATACTGGAGCGAAAGATGGGCAATCTGGCCACGACCCAAGCCAATATCGTGGCCACTGAAAATCCCTCTTGTCTACTTCAGCTCGCCTACGGGGCGAGGAGATTTAACCCTAAACTGAGAGTCAGGCACACGATGCAACTTTTGGATGAAGCCTATAACGGGAGAGGGTAG
- a CDS encoding 5'-deoxyadenosine deaminase, which produces MPSILIKNGRLITLNTVGEIFEGDILIQDRFIRQIGTQIASSADKVIEARGKVVLPGLIQTHVHLCQSLFRGLANDLDLIDWLLRKTFPFEAAHDPDTLYDAACLGLAEMIKAGTTTIVDMGTIHHHDSVFQAIQDSGIRAQSGKAMMDHQPALPPYLCETTSDALQQSVALLEKWHLKEERIRYGFAPRSPRHCTDELHQEVRRLAERYQVNIHSHAAESQKSNMETFQQRGLTQVRYFHAAGLTGPNLQLAHCIWLDEEELSILATTQTKVLHCPSANLKLGSGIAMVPEMLQRGVKVSIGADGAACNDNLDPFIEMRIAALIQKPRLGPTVLPAREVLRMATHGGAEALGLEKEIGSLEVGKRADLIILNAEGPHLAPLPDGDLVSRLIYSARSADVETTIVDGRILMEGRVLKTLDEEDVVARAKRSIQRILKRVEHK; this is translated from the coding sequence ATGCCTAGCATATTAATAAAGAACGGTCGTCTCATTACTTTGAACACCGTAGGGGAGATCTTCGAGGGAGATATTCTCATCCAAGACAGATTCATTCGACAGATTGGAACGCAAATAGCCTCCTCTGCCGACAAGGTGATCGAGGCCAGGGGAAAGGTAGTGTTGCCAGGACTGATTCAGACCCACGTCCACCTCTGTCAGAGCCTATTTCGCGGGCTGGCCAATGATCTCGACCTGATAGATTGGTTGCTCCGTAAGACCTTCCCCTTTGAGGCCGCCCATGATCCGGATACCCTTTATGATGCAGCGTGCCTTGGCCTGGCCGAGATGATCAAGGCAGGCACGACAACAATCGTCGACATGGGAACCATACACCACCATGACAGCGTCTTTCAGGCTATTCAGGATAGCGGTATCCGCGCCCAATCAGGCAAGGCTATGATGGACCATCAGCCCGCTTTACCTCCTTATCTGTGCGAGACAACGAGTGATGCCCTTCAACAGAGCGTCGCTCTCCTGGAGAAATGGCACCTTAAGGAGGAGCGCATTCGTTACGGCTTCGCCCCACGCAGTCCTCGCCATTGTACTGACGAATTGCACCAAGAGGTACGGAGACTGGCCGAACGATACCAGGTGAACATCCACAGCCACGCTGCTGAGAGCCAAAAGTCGAATATGGAGACGTTTCAACAGCGTGGGCTGACACAGGTCAGGTACTTCCACGCCGCTGGACTGACCGGTCCAAACCTCCAGCTGGCCCATTGCATCTGGCTGGACGAGGAGGAGCTGTCCATATTGGCTACCACTCAGACGAAGGTTCTGCACTGCCCCTCGGCGAACTTGAAGCTGGGATCAGGCATAGCCATGGTCCCTGAGATGTTACAAAGGGGAGTGAAGGTGTCCATCGGCGCTGATGGTGCCGCCTGCAATGACAATCTGGACCCCTTCATTGAGATGAGAATCGCCGCCCTTATCCAGAAGCCCAGACTCGGACCGACTGTCCTACCCGCACGGGAGGTCCTGAGGATGGCTACGCACGGAGGAGCCGAAGCGCTGGGGTTAGAGAAGGAGATAGGCAGCTTGGAGGTAGGGAAAAGGGCTGATCTCATTATCCTGAACGCGGAGGGTCCGCATCTGGCCCCCCTGCCCGATGGCGACCTCGTCTCCCGCCTTATCTACTCGGCCAGGTCAGCCGATGTCGAGACTACCATCGTTGATGGTCGAATCCTAATGGAGGGGAGAGTGCTGAAGACGCTCGATGAAGAAGACGTAGTAGCCAGAGCGAAGAGGTCTATCCAGCGAATCTTAAAAAGGGTCGAACACAAATAG